The proteins below come from a single Triticum aestivum cultivar Chinese Spring chromosome 5D, IWGSC CS RefSeq v2.1, whole genome shotgun sequence genomic window:
- the LOC123124124 gene encoding uncharacterized protein — MASPQSSYGSSEEGTSSDGSDHQEVDKLPLNQALAHHDSSNGEESEEEETGDKEESEEENVLPDDNNLHPPPLQGDTVPDSESESDKSPRRSQPKRKAVDSEPVEPKRTRMAESPQPRMQSEVAEVAQIQPEVAEHALTKSDVEKLFQDKIVSYEHLGQEVLALEKKYPGFFKSPFVKLPEEKARTLNAKLQNHHIAKIKASIQLGNIRKEVTNSLINLLD, encoded by the coding sequence ATGGCCTCCCCGCAATCCTCCTACGGCTCATCCGAGGAAGGCACCTCCTCCGACGGTTCTGACCACCAAGAGGTGGACAAGCTGCCTTTAAACCAAGCTTTGGCGCACCACGACTCCTCCAACGGAGAAGAATCAGAGGAGGAGGAGACGGGGGATAAAGAAGAATCGGAGGAGGAGAATGTGCTGCCCGACGACAATAACCTCCACCCGCCACCACTGCAAGGCGACACGGTCCCAGATTCCGAATCTGAGTCCGACAAGTCGCCGCGCAGGTCCCAGCCCAAGAGGAAGGCCGTGGATTCCGAACCTGTCGAGCCCAAGAGGACGAGGATGGCCGAGTCGCCGCAGCCGAGGATGCAATCTGAGGTCGCTGAAGTTGCTCAGATTCAACCTGAGGTCGCTGAGCATGCTCTGACTAAGAGCGATGTGGAGAAGCTATTCCAAGACAAGATCGTTTCTTATGAGCACCTTGGGCAAGAGGTGTTGGCCCTAGAGAAGAAATATCCTGGATTTTTCAAGTCTCCCTTCGTGAAGCTTCCTGAAGAGAAGGCCAGGACACTCAATGCCAAACTTCAGAACCACCACATTGCAAAAATAAAGGCATCGATACAGCTGGGTAATATCAGAAAGGAGGTGACAAACTCCCTCATCAATTTACTCGACTGA